A single Lolium perenne isolate Kyuss_39 chromosome 6, Kyuss_2.0, whole genome shotgun sequence DNA region contains:
- the LOC127309069 gene encoding BTB/POZ and MATH domain-containing protein 1-like, with the protein MSNSAVVHFELECSPIDEDQLPFDRAINSDIVSAGGHDWRMACTPEDVDGFVSVYLELISEDRNVVTVIFDAAITGSDQVVGPSCFSRRRTVLVYINHRPGDYERSGFGRFIHRADLGEYAGSNGRATVMCAVSVLDDYTLTSIADAPPLQEKKGIAALLSEVGDHLGCLLDSAALSDVSFVVGGDDEAPPLRAHRAILAARSPVFKAQFCGHMLEANTDAPSLTITVPDMDSETFKTMLRFMYTDNLPAGLGHYDEGEDEALLSLLAAADRYALDRLKLLCAQKLLSNMTVDTVATLLDCAETYNCPDLKTMCIEFVLDDENFDKVVLTDSFIDLVVTRSPLLLAEMRNISFFSKK; encoded by the coding sequence ATGTCCAACTCCGCCGTCGTCCACTTCGAGCTCGAGTGCTCGCCGATCGATGAggatcagctccccttcgatcgcGCAATCAACTCTGACATCGTCTCCGCCGGAGGGCACGACTGGCGGATGGCCTGCACGCCGGAAGACGTGGACGGCTTCGTGTCCGTGTACCTCGAGCTCATCAGCGAAGATAGGAACGTCGTCACGGTCATCTTTGACGCCGCCATTACGGGCAGCGACCAGGTGGTCGGGCCGTCGTGCTTCTCGCGTCGCAGGACCGTGCTTGTGTACATTAACCATAGACCCGGCGACTACGAGCGCTCGGGATTCGGCCGGTTCATCCACCGGGCCGACCTTGGCGAGTACGCCGGGAGCAATGGCCGGGCCACGGTCATGTGTGCTGTCTCTGTTCTCGACGACTATACGCTCACATCGATCGCCGACGCGCCGCCGTTGCAGGAGAAGAAGGGGATAGCCGCGCTGCTCTCTGAAGTAGGAGATCATCTCGGTTGCCTGCTGGATTCCGCCGCCTTGTCGGACGTGTCGTTCGTCGTGGGCGGCGACGACGAGGCGCCGCCGCTCCGTGCCCACCGTGCTATTCTCGCCGCGCGCTCGCCGGTCTTCAAGGCGCAGTTCTGCGGCCACATGCTCGAGGCCAACACCGACGCGCCGTCGCTGACCATCACGGTGCCCGACATGGACTCCGAGACGTTCAAGACGATGCTCCGGTTCATGTACACGGACAACCTGCCCGCCGGTCTTGGACACTACGACGAAGGCGAGGACGAGGCGCTCCTGTCTCTTCTTGCTGCGGCAGATCGGTACGCCCTTGACAGGCTGAAGCTTTTGTGTGCGCAGAAGCTGCTGTCCAACATGACGGTCGACACGGTCGCCACCTTGTTGGACTGTGCCGAAACATACAACTGCCCGGATCTGAAAACCATGTGCATCGAGTTCGTCCTGGACGACGAAAATTTCGACAAGGTCGTACTCACCGATTCTTTCATCGACCTTGTGGTGACACGATCCCCGTTGTTACTTGCTGAAATGAGAAACATTTCCTTTTTTTCGAAAAAATGA
- the LOC127308345 gene encoding isoaspartyl peptidase/L-asparaginase 1, translating into MGWAIALHGGAGDIPRSLPPERRDPRMATLRHSLDLAVAALQAGRTALDVVELVVRELENCPHFNAGKGSVLTSDGTVEMEASIMDGNTMSCGAVSGLSTVVNAISLARLVMEKTPHIYLGFHGAEAFARDQGVETRDPSHFITDENIERLRLAKQANRVQIDYTQPMKAEPPSDDNSRIGTVGCVAIDSSGNLATATSTGGLVNKMAGRIGDTPIIGAGTYANPLCAVSATGKGESIIRHTVARDVAALMEHRGLPLKEAAARVVAGVPRGDVGLVAVSAAGEVTMVYNTSGMFRACATEDGYSEVGIWPQADSDANANGGN; encoded by the exons TCGCGCTGCACGGCGGCGCCGGGGACATCCCGCGCTCGCTGCCGCCCGAGCGCAGAGACCCCCGCATGGCGACGCTCCGCCACTCTCTTGACCTCGCCGTCGCAGCGCTCCAGGCCGGCCGGACCGCCCTCGACGTCGTCGAGCTCGTA GTGAGGGAGCTGGAGAACTGCCCGCATTTCAACGCCGGAAAGGGATCCGTGCTGACGAGCGACGGTACTGTCGAGATGGAGGCCTCCATAATGGACGGCAACACCATGAGCTGCGGCGCCGTCTCGGGCCTCTCCACCGTCGTCAACGCCATCTCCCTCGCCAGGCTCGTCATGGAGAAGACGCCCCACATCTACCTAGGCTTCCATGGCGCCGAGGCATTTGCAAGGGACCAG GGTGTGGAGACCAGGGATCCAAGCCACTTCATTACAGACGAAAACATTGAGAGGCTCAGGCTAGCAAAACAAGCCAACAGGGTGCAG ATCGACTACACTCAGCCGATGAAAGCCGAACCTCCCTCAGACGACAACAGCCGGATCGGCACGGTGGGCTGCGTGGCCATCGACTCCTCCGGCAACCTGGCGACGGCGACGTCCACTGGCGGTCTCGTGAACAAGATGGCTGGCAGGATCGGCGACACCCCGATCATCGGTGCGGGCACCTACGCCAACCCTCTCTGCGCGGTGTCCGCCACGGGCAAGGGCGAGTCCATCATCCGGCACACGGTGGCGCGCGATGTGGCGGCCCTGATGGAGCACCGGGGCCTGCCGCTGAAGGAGGCTGCCGCGCGCGTCGTGGCTGGTGTGCCCAGAGGCGACGTCGGCCTGGTGGCCGTGTCGGCCGCCGGGGAGGTTACCATGGTGTACAACACGTCAGGAATGTTCAGGGCGTGCGCCACGGAGGATGGCTACTCCGAGGTTGGCATATGGCCCCAGGCTGATTCTGATGCTAATGCTAATGGTGGGAATTAG